In Amycolatopsis sulphurea, one genomic interval encodes:
- a CDS encoding intein-containing Rv2578c family radical SAM protein, protein MRWEQLRAGKGEPVLPGLGAFGEAVRSVRAPEFGGITFHEVRARSVLNRVPGESAVPFRWSVNPYRGCSHACTYCLEGSTPVLLADGRAKPIAELRTGDRILGTRGHGVARRLVPTEVLAQWSTVREAYRITLEDGTRLVAGADHRFLGARGWKYVTGSRLGTAQRPHLEPGMELVGAGRFVRTPDDTLGYRAGYLCGMLRSGGFATEPEAAARALAYLPDFGSSAGFMRIPREPDAHWARGFLAGLFDLAGGYRRGALTLAHDETEVVEALFAALDRFSFSYETVGHRGHPGRRQARLTGGTGEVLRFLHLADPVVAWKRSLEGTVIGSVRRRVAAVEPMGLSLPLFDITTGTGDFVADGVVSHNCFARHSHTYLDFDAGHDFDTQVVVKVNAPEVLAAQLTHPSWRREPVAMGTNTDPYQRAEGRYRLMPGIIRALARSGTPLSILTKGTMLSRDLPLLSVAGKDVPVRLAVSLALLDRDLQRRLEPGTPSPQARLDLLRKAAAAGLPCSVMVAPVLPYLTDSAEALDALFAELADAGVTSATVLPLHLRPGAREWFASWLGRTHPALVPRYRRLYARGSYVDRGYRELLAARAGPLLRRHGLAPQTANNHREPEPPPPRTETTQLRLL, encoded by the coding sequence GTGCGATGGGAGCAGTTGCGTGCGGGGAAGGGAGAGCCGGTCCTGCCCGGTCTCGGTGCGTTCGGCGAGGCCGTGCGGTCGGTGCGGGCACCGGAGTTCGGGGGGATCACGTTCCACGAGGTGCGGGCCCGGTCGGTGCTGAACCGGGTGCCCGGGGAGTCGGCGGTGCCGTTCCGGTGGTCGGTGAACCCGTACCGGGGGTGCTCGCATGCCTGCACGTACTGCCTCGAAGGCAGCACGCCGGTCCTGCTGGCGGACGGGCGGGCGAAGCCGATCGCCGAGCTGCGCACGGGGGACCGGATCCTCGGCACGCGCGGCCACGGGGTCGCGCGCCGCCTGGTGCCCACCGAGGTGCTGGCGCAGTGGAGCACGGTGCGCGAGGCGTACCGGATCACGCTGGAGGACGGCACCCGGCTGGTGGCCGGGGCCGATCACCGGTTCCTCGGTGCCCGCGGCTGGAAGTACGTGACCGGCAGCAGGCTGGGCACCGCGCAGCGGCCGCATCTGGAGCCCGGCATGGAGCTGGTCGGCGCGGGCCGGTTCGTGCGCACCCCGGACGACACGCTCGGCTACCGCGCCGGGTACCTGTGCGGAATGCTGCGCTCCGGCGGGTTCGCCACGGAGCCGGAAGCGGCCGCGCGGGCGCTGGCCTACCTGCCGGATTTCGGTTCGTCGGCGGGATTCATGCGGATCCCGCGGGAGCCGGACGCGCACTGGGCGCGCGGGTTCCTGGCCGGGCTGTTCGACCTGGCCGGCGGGTACCGGCGTGGGGCGCTGACGCTGGCCCACGACGAGACCGAGGTGGTGGAGGCGCTGTTCGCCGCGCTGGACCGGTTCTCCTTCTCCTACGAGACGGTCGGGCATCGCGGGCACCCCGGCCGCAGGCAGGCACGGCTGACCGGGGGCACCGGTGAGGTGCTGCGCTTCCTGCATCTGGCCGATCCGGTGGTGGCCTGGAAGCGTTCGCTGGAGGGCACCGTGATCGGCTCGGTGCGGCGCCGGGTCGCCGCGGTCGAGCCGATGGGCCTGTCGCTGCCGTTGTTCGACATCACCACCGGCACCGGCGATTTCGTCGCCGACGGGGTGGTCTCGCACAACTGCTTCGCCCGGCACTCGCACACCTACCTCGATTTCGACGCCGGGCACGACTTCGACACCCAGGTCGTGGTCAAGGTGAACGCGCCCGAGGTGCTCGCCGCACAGCTCACCCACCCGAGCTGGCGCCGCGAACCGGTGGCGATGGGCACGAACACCGATCCGTACCAGCGGGCCGAAGGCCGGTACCGGCTGATGCCCGGCATCATCCGCGCGCTCGCCCGGTCCGGGACCCCGCTGTCCATCCTGACCAAGGGCACCATGCTGAGCCGGGATCTGCCGTTGCTGAGCGTGGCCGGAAAGGACGTTCCGGTGCGGCTGGCGGTGTCGCTCGCGCTGCTCGACCGGGACCTGCAACGGCGGCTGGAGCCGGGCACCCCGAGCCCCCAGGCCCGGCTGGACCTGCTGCGCAAAGCGGCCGCGGCGGGCCTGCCGTGCTCGGTGATGGTCGCCCCGGTGCTGCCGTACCTGACCGATTCGGCCGAAGCCCTCGACGCCCTGTTCGCCGAACTCGCCGACGCCGGCGTCACCAGCGCGACGGTGCTGCCGCTGCACCTGCGTCCCGGCGCCCGGGAATGGTTCGCGTCCTGGCTGGGCCGCACACATCCGGCCCTCGTCCCCCGATACCGGCGCCTCTACGCGCGGGGCAGCTATGTCGACCGCGGCTACCGCGAACTCCTCGCCGCCCGCGCCGGCCCGCTGCTCCGCCGCCATGGCCTCGCCCCACAGACCGCGAACAACCACCGCGAACCCGAACCGCCACCGCCCCGGACGGAGACCACCCAGCTGCGGCTGCTGTGA
- the aspS gene encoding aspartate--tRNA ligase, whose product MLRTHEAGTLRAGQAGQTVTLTGWVARRRDHGGVIFIDLRDAGGVAQVVFREGEMAERAHALRSEFCVRVVGEVARRPEGNANPEIPTGDIEVLATGLEVLSEAAPLPFPIDDRVDVGEEVRLRYRYLDLRRSGPAAAIRLRSEVSRAARNVLHDQGFVEVETPTLTRSTPEGARDFLVPARLKPGSWYALPQSPQLFKQLLMVGGLERYFQIARCYRDEDFRADRQPEFTQLDIEMSFVEQDDVIAVGEAVVSALWRLIGHEIARPIPRITYREAMAKYGSDKPDLRFDLEITELTEFFADTPFRVFRAPYVGAVVMAGGADQPRRQLDAWQEWAKQRGAKGLAYVLVGEDGTLGGPVAKNLSEAERANVAAAAGAKPGDCIFFAAGKISTAQPLLGAARDEIGRRLGLIDENAWSFVWVVDAPLFAPVEDIGDDVAVGSGKWTAVHHAFTSPTPEWIDKFEQDPGNALAYAYDLVCNGNEIGGGSIRIHREDVQKRVFALMGLGEEEAQEKFGFLLDAFAFGAPPHGGIAFGWDRIVMLLAHAESLREVIAFPKTGGGYDPLTAAPAPITAQQRKEAGIDAKPAAPAK is encoded by the coding sequence GTGCTCCGCACTCATGAAGCCGGCACCCTGCGTGCCGGGCAGGCCGGACAGACCGTCACCCTCACCGGATGGGTGGCCCGGCGGCGCGATCACGGCGGGGTCATCTTCATCGATCTCCGGGACGCCGGCGGCGTCGCCCAGGTCGTCTTCCGCGAGGGCGAGATGGCCGAACGGGCGCACGCGCTGCGCTCCGAGTTCTGCGTGCGGGTCGTCGGCGAGGTCGCGCGGCGGCCCGAGGGCAACGCGAACCCCGAGATCCCGACCGGTGACATCGAGGTGCTCGCCACCGGGCTCGAGGTGCTGTCCGAGGCCGCCCCGCTGCCGTTCCCGATCGACGACCGGGTCGACGTCGGCGAGGAGGTCCGGCTCCGCTACCGCTATCTGGACCTGCGCCGCAGCGGTCCGGCGGCGGCGATCCGGCTGCGCAGCGAGGTCAGCCGCGCGGCCCGGAACGTGTTGCACGATCAGGGTTTCGTCGAGGTCGAGACGCCGACGCTGACGCGGTCCACCCCGGAGGGCGCGCGCGACTTCCTCGTCCCCGCCCGGCTCAAGCCCGGCTCCTGGTACGCGCTGCCGCAGTCGCCGCAGCTGTTCAAGCAGCTGCTCATGGTCGGCGGGCTGGAGCGCTACTTCCAGATCGCCCGCTGCTACCGCGACGAGGACTTCCGCGCCGACCGGCAGCCCGAGTTCACCCAGCTCGACATCGAGATGAGCTTCGTCGAGCAGGACGACGTGATCGCGGTCGGCGAGGCCGTGGTGTCCGCGCTGTGGCGGCTGATCGGGCACGAGATCGCGCGGCCGATCCCGCGCATCACCTACCGCGAGGCGATGGCCAAGTACGGCTCGGACAAGCCGGACCTGCGCTTCGACCTCGAGATCACCGAGCTGACCGAGTTCTTCGCCGACACCCCGTTCCGGGTGTTCCGGGCCCCCTACGTCGGCGCGGTCGTGATGGCGGGCGGGGCGGACCAGCCGCGCCGCCAGCTCGACGCCTGGCAGGAGTGGGCCAAGCAGCGCGGCGCCAAGGGACTCGCCTACGTCCTGGTCGGCGAGGACGGCACACTCGGCGGCCCGGTGGCGAAGAACCTTTCCGAGGCCGAGCGCGCGAACGTCGCCGCGGCCGCCGGGGCGAAACCGGGCGACTGCATCTTCTTCGCCGCGGGCAAGATCTCCACCGCGCAGCCGCTGCTCGGCGCCGCGCGTGACGAGATCGGCCGGCGCCTCGGCCTGATCGACGAGAACGCCTGGTCGTTCGTGTGGGTGGTGGACGCGCCGTTGTTCGCGCCGGTCGAGGACATCGGCGACGACGTGGCGGTCGGCTCCGGCAAGTGGACCGCGGTGCACCACGCGTTCACGTCGCCCACCCCGGAGTGGATCGACAAGTTCGAGCAGGACCCGGGCAACGCGCTCGCCTATGCCTACGACCTGGTCTGCAACGGCAACGAGATCGGTGGCGGCTCGATCCGTATCCACCGCGAGGACGTGCAGAAGCGGGTCTTCGCGCTGATGGGGCTCGGCGAGGAGGAGGCGCAGGAGAAGTTCGGCTTCCTGCTCGACGCCTTCGCCTTCGGCGCGCCGCCGCACGGCGGCATCGCCTTCGGCTGGGACCGCATCGTGATGCTGCTGGCGCACGCCGAATCGCTGCGCGAGGTCATCGCCTTCCCGAAGACCGGCGGCGGCTACGACCCGCTCACCGCGGCGCCCGCGCCGATCACCGCGCAGCAGCGCAAGGAAGCCGGAATCGACGCGAAGCCGGCGGCCCCGGCGAAGTAG
- a CDS encoding DUF389 domain-containing protein: MLHVRVVCPPEHTAEVVELLRGHPGTAHLVLHRGAAVSPEGDLIEADVAREAADEIVDGLCGLGLDRTGGITLEALDTAVSDAADAAEEAAPGEAADAVVWQELLGRTGEESRANATFLGFLSIACLLAAVGVLTDSPITVVGAMVVGPEFGPLAAIAVGLVLRRGDLVRRAGLALLAGFPVAMAVTLAGVLAGSAAGIFDPGTIDGNHDVDFVYQVGPASFVVALLAGAAGMLAMTSAKSAALVGVFISVTTVPAAGYVVVAAVAGRWDRAGFSLLQLVVNLAGIVLAAAIVLILRRRKQRSSALLRPLSRG, from the coding sequence GTGCTGCACGTGCGAGTGGTGTGCCCACCGGAGCACACCGCGGAGGTAGTGGAGCTGCTGCGCGGGCATCCGGGCACCGCGCACCTGGTGTTGCACCGCGGGGCGGCGGTGTCGCCCGAGGGTGACCTGATCGAGGCCGACGTGGCGCGCGAGGCCGCCGACGAGATCGTCGACGGCCTCTGCGGACTTGGGCTCGACCGCACCGGCGGGATCACCCTGGAGGCGCTGGACACCGCGGTGTCCGACGCCGCCGACGCGGCGGAGGAAGCGGCCCCGGGTGAGGCCGCGGACGCGGTGGTGTGGCAGGAGCTGCTCGGCCGTACCGGGGAGGAATCCCGCGCGAACGCCACCTTCCTCGGCTTCCTCTCGATCGCCTGCCTGCTGGCCGCGGTGGGGGTGCTCACCGATTCGCCGATCACCGTCGTCGGTGCGATGGTGGTCGGCCCTGAGTTCGGCCCGCTGGCCGCGATCGCAGTGGGGCTGGTGCTGCGCCGGGGCGATCTGGTGCGCCGGGCCGGGCTGGCGCTGCTGGCGGGGTTCCCGGTGGCTATGGCGGTGACCCTGGCCGGCGTGCTGGCCGGCAGCGCGGCCGGGATCTTCGACCCGGGAACGATCGACGGCAACCACGACGTCGATTTCGTCTACCAGGTCGGACCGGCGTCCTTCGTGGTGGCGCTGCTCGCCGGCGCGGCCGGGATGCTCGCGATGACCTCGGCGAAATCGGCTGCCCTGGTCGGGGTGTTCATCTCGGTCACCACCGTGCCCGCCGCCGGGTATGTGGTGGTCGCGGCGGTCGCCGGCCGCTGGGACCGCGCCGGGTTCTCGCTGCTGCAGCTGGTGGTGAACCTCGCCGGGATCGTCCTCGCGGCAGCCATTGTGCTGATCCTTCGCCGACGCAAGCAGCGTTCCTCGGCGCTGTTGCGTCCGCTCTCGCGAGGGTGA
- a CDS encoding phosphotransferase — protein sequence MTVDTSSAGDAGVRAEAGELALAAAVAAGEAVLSRRFGSSITLVQPEHLEGSGPATVVRARVVSSSFALPRTLVVKHYPDPAVPGRADPFAQEAVSYQLFTALAPDERMCPELLAHDGRDRVLVIEDLGRAPTLQDKLTARDSRAAERALLSWARSLGRLHAGTAGREADFHALLRRLGGPGRIEDPDLAAETTEVPRMLSGLLGVTVSDPVRERVATAVAQARSAAFGAFSPVELSPDNNLVTGSGVRFLDFERGRVRTALIDAAYLRLPFAFWPDALALPAGMSEAMIAAWRAEVVSVWPSFADDAELADQLTVSELLLVWRITRRVLPTLDLTRHATPLSREAALVTWWRELAKHAGYARHTDVAEHAARVAAALGARLGPHADLAFYPAFR from the coding sequence ATGACAGTCGACACCTCTTCCGCCGGAGACGCCGGAGTGCGGGCGGAAGCCGGGGAGCTCGCCCTCGCCGCGGCGGTCGCGGCCGGTGAGGCCGTGCTTTCCCGCCGGTTCGGCAGCTCGATCACTCTCGTGCAGCCCGAGCACCTCGAAGGCAGCGGCCCGGCGACGGTCGTGCGGGCCCGTGTGGTGTCCTCCTCCTTCGCGTTGCCGCGCACCCTCGTGGTCAAGCACTATCCGGATCCGGCGGTGCCCGGCCGCGCCGATCCGTTCGCCCAGGAGGCGGTGAGCTACCAGCTGTTCACCGCGCTCGCCCCGGACGAGCGGATGTGCCCGGAGCTGCTCGCGCACGACGGGCGGGACCGGGTGCTGGTGATCGAGGACCTCGGCCGGGCGCCCACCCTGCAGGACAAGCTCACCGCACGGGATTCCCGCGCCGCCGAACGGGCTCTGCTGTCCTGGGCGCGCTCACTCGGCAGGCTGCACGCCGGTACGGCCGGGCGGGAGGCCGATTTCCACGCGCTGCTGCGCCGGCTCGGCGGACCGGGCCGGATCGAAGACCCGGACCTTGCCGCGGAGACCACCGAGGTCCCGCGGATGCTGTCCGGTCTGCTCGGGGTGACGGTGTCCGACCCGGTGCGCGAGCGCGTCGCCACGGCGGTGGCCCAGGCCCGGTCGGCGGCCTTCGGCGCGTTCAGCCCGGTGGAGCTGAGCCCGGACAACAACCTGGTCACCGGGTCCGGCGTGCGGTTCCTCGACTTCGAACGCGGCCGCGTGCGCACCGCGCTGATCGACGCGGCCTATCTACGCTTGCCGTTCGCCTTCTGGCCCGATGCGCTGGCATTGCCCGCCGGGATGAGTGAGGCGATGATCGCCGCCTGGCGCGCCGAGGTGGTGTCGGTGTGGCCGTCCTTCGCCGACGATGCGGAGCTGGCCGATCAGCTGACGGTGAGTGAGCTGCTGCTGGTGTGGCGGATTACGCGGAGGGTCCTGCCCACGCTCGACCTGACCCGGCATGCGACCCCGCTCAGCCGCGAGGCCGCGTTGGTCACGTGGTGGCGGGAGCTGGCCAAACACGCCGGGTACGCCCGGCACACCGACGTCGCCGAGCACGCTGCTCGGGTGGCCGCCGCACTCGGTGCCCGTCTCGGCCCGCACGCCGATCTCGCCTTTTATCCCGCCTTCCGCTGA
- a CDS encoding SGNH/GDSL hydrolase family protein, producing MTVISVGVTSVPEPAPEVRGLPVPPAEPRRAARMVVLGDSTAVGLGDPLPRRGGWRGVGPLVAAALGVGEEGYLNLSFTGARMKCVRIDQLPAALAHRPDVAVLVAGMNDTLRPDFDPDRIAEDLTEIVRAFAAVGTTVLPVRFHDHSKVFRLPQSLKRALSARVVELNDAIDQVVEAEGIACLDLDALPGAYDLTAWSVDRLHPSELGHRMLARGFTSLLAEAGFAVPEPVGLTCSGGVEPSTAGHLGWLVAKGVPWLWRRGREFLPYAAVIMWRSFRGHAG from the coding sequence GTGACCGTGATCAGCGTCGGAGTCACCTCTGTTCCCGAGCCCGCACCCGAGGTCCGAGGCCTGCCCGTACCCCCGGCCGAGCCACGCCGGGCGGCGCGGATGGTGGTGCTGGGCGATTCCACTGCCGTCGGCCTCGGCGATCCGCTGCCGCGACGGGGCGGCTGGCGGGGAGTGGGGCCGCTGGTCGCGGCCGCGCTCGGGGTCGGCGAGGAGGGCTACCTCAACCTGTCGTTCACCGGCGCGCGGATGAAGTGCGTGCGCATCGATCAGCTGCCCGCCGCGCTCGCGCACCGGCCGGACGTCGCGGTGCTCGTGGCCGGGATGAACGACACCCTCCGGCCGGACTTCGATCCGGATCGGATCGCCGAGGATCTCACCGAGATCGTCCGCGCCTTCGCCGCCGTCGGCACCACGGTGCTGCCGGTGCGATTCCACGACCACAGCAAGGTTTTCCGCCTGCCGCAGTCGCTGAAGCGGGCGCTGAGCGCGCGTGTCGTCGAGTTGAACGACGCGATCGACCAGGTGGTCGAGGCGGAGGGGATCGCGTGTCTCGATCTCGACGCGCTGCCCGGGGCCTACGACCTCACGGCGTGGAGCGTCGATCGGCTGCATCCGTCGGAACTGGGGCACCGGATGCTCGCCCGGGGCTTCACCTCGCTGCTCGCGGAGGCCGGCTTCGCTGTGCCGGAACCGGTGGGCCTGACCTGTTCCGGCGGGGTGGAACCGAGCACCGCCGGGCATCTCGGCTGGCTGGTCGCCAAGGGCGTGCCGTGGCTGTGGCGGCGTGGACGGGAGTTCCTGCCGTACGCCGCGGTGATCATGTGGCGGTCGTTCCGCGGGCACGCGGGCTGA
- a CDS encoding metallophosphoesterase family protein codes for MPTPCVTPAADGHITIPDPIAGWAAGELRPDQLAVLDGLPLSVTIDVDGLGWVLFRHATPRDDEEVVLVDSPPERWLEVLAGTEAETVVCGHTHMPFARLAGRRRIVNPGSVGMPYGTAGAHWALGPGVQLRRTVFDAESAARVLEETSAYPGIAAWATDFLRNPASDLEALRGFSPRARGTTAT; via the coding sequence TTGCCGACACCCTGCGTCACGCCGGCCGCCGACGGGCACATCACGATCCCGGACCCGATCGCCGGGTGGGCAGCCGGAGAACTGCGGCCGGACCAGCTCGCCGTACTGGACGGGTTGCCGTTGTCGGTGACCATCGACGTGGACGGGCTGGGCTGGGTGCTGTTCCGCCACGCCACCCCGCGTGACGACGAAGAAGTGGTGCTGGTGGACAGTCCGCCCGAGCGGTGGCTGGAGGTCCTCGCCGGCACCGAAGCGGAGACCGTGGTGTGCGGGCATACCCACATGCCGTTCGCCCGGCTCGCTGGACGGCGCCGGATCGTCAACCCCGGCAGCGTCGGAATGCCTTATGGCACAGCGGGTGCGCACTGGGCGCTGGGTCCGGGAGTGCAGCTGCGGCGGACCGTGTTCGACGCCGAGTCCGCCGCCCGCGTCCTCGAGGAGACGTCGGCTTATCCCGGAATCGCTGCGTGGGCCACGGATTTCCTCCGGAACCCAGCCTCGGATCTGGAGGCGCTCCGGGGCTTCAGCCCGCGTGCCCGCGGAACGACCGCCACATGA
- a CDS encoding metallophosphoesterase family protein gives MVSSVAVLSDIHGVLPALEAVRTEPDAAAADVVVLCGDLAAGPLPRQTLDRLAALGEQAVWVRGNADRALVTSAGVPARLVEDP, from the coding sequence ATGGTGTCCTCGGTCGCGGTGCTCTCCGACATCCACGGCGTGCTGCCCGCCCTCGAAGCGGTGCGGACCGAACCGGACGCGGCCGCGGCGGACGTCGTGGTGCTGTGCGGTGACCTCGCCGCCGGGCCGCTGCCGAGGCAGACTCTCGACCGGCTCGCCGCGCTGGGCGAGCAGGCGGTGTGGGTGCGCGGAAACGCCGACCGCGCACTCGTCACGTCGGCAGGGGTCCCGGCAAGGTTGGTCGAGGACCCGTGA
- a CDS encoding replication-associated recombination protein A — translation MAQDELFTVNPDLGPPPEPAGAGGSAVQAAPASSPLAVRMRPRTLDEVVGQQHLLREGAPLRRLVEGAAPASVLLYGPPGTGKTTLANLVSIATGRRFVAMSALSAGVKEVRGVIEEARRRRQYNAENTVLFIDEVHRFSKTQQDALLGAVEDRTVLLVAATTENPSFSVVSPLLSRSLVLQLRSLTEDDIVALLERALTDERGLGGALKLTDEARAHLVRLAGGDARRALTALEAAADAASATEHKTIGLAIVESTVDKAAARYDRDGDQHYDVISAFIKSIRGSDVDAALHYLARMIEAGEDPRFLARRLVVHASEDIGLADPTALQAAVAAAHAVSFIGMPEGRLALAQATIHLATAPKSNAVITAIDSALADVRSGSAGTVPAHLRDGHYAGAQKLGNAKGYRYPHNVPEGVLAQQYPPDELVGRDYYEPTQRGGERPLAERVPRLRRTIRGER, via the coding sequence GTGGCACAAGACGAACTCTTCACGGTGAACCCCGATCTGGGGCCGCCGCCGGAGCCTGCGGGCGCGGGCGGCAGCGCGGTGCAGGCCGCCCCGGCGAGTTCCCCGCTCGCGGTGCGGATGCGCCCGCGCACGCTCGACGAGGTGGTGGGCCAGCAGCACCTGCTGCGCGAAGGGGCGCCGCTGCGCCGGCTGGTGGAGGGTGCCGCGCCCGCGTCCGTGCTGCTCTACGGTCCGCCGGGGACCGGCAAGACCACTCTCGCCAACCTGGTGTCCATCGCCACGGGACGCCGGTTCGTCGCGATGTCCGCGCTCTCGGCCGGGGTCAAGGAAGTCCGCGGCGTGATCGAGGAGGCGCGCCGGCGCCGCCAGTACAACGCCGAGAACACCGTTCTGTTCATCGACGAGGTGCACCGGTTCTCCAAGACCCAGCAGGACGCGCTGCTCGGCGCTGTGGAGGACCGCACGGTCCTGCTGGTGGCCGCGACCACGGAGAACCCGTCGTTCTCGGTGGTCTCGCCGCTGCTGTCCCGTTCGCTGGTGCTGCAGCTGCGCTCGCTCACCGAAGACGACATCGTCGCCCTGCTGGAGCGCGCGCTCACCGACGAACGCGGTCTCGGCGGTGCGCTGAAGCTCACCGACGAGGCGCGGGCGCATCTGGTCCGGCTGGCCGGGGGCGACGCACGGCGGGCGCTCACCGCGCTGGAAGCGGCGGCCGACGCGGCCTCGGCGACCGAGCACAAGACCATCGGCCTCGCCATCGTCGAGTCCACTGTGGACAAAGCGGCGGCGCGCTACGACCGTGACGGCGATCAGCACTACGACGTGATCAGCGCGTTCATCAAGTCGATCCGCGGCTCGGACGTGGACGCCGCGCTGCACTACCTGGCCCGGATGATCGAGGCGGGGGAGGACCCGCGCTTCCTCGCCCGGCGGCTGGTGGTGCACGCGAGCGAGGACATCGGGCTCGCCGACCCCACCGCGCTCCAGGCCGCGGTGGCCGCAGCGCACGCGGTGAGCTTCATCGGCATGCCGGAGGGCAGGCTGGCGCTGGCGCAGGCGACCATCCACCTGGCCACCGCGCCGAAGTCCAACGCGGTGATCACGGCCATCGATTCGGCGCTCGCCGACGTCCGCTCCGGTTCGGCCGGCACCGTCCCCGCGCATCTGCGCGACGGGCACTACGCGGGTGCGCAGAAACTCGGCAACGCGAAGGGCTACCGGTACCCGCACAACGTCCCGGAAGGCGTACTGGCCCAGCAATACCCGCCGGACGAACTCGTCGGCCGGGACTACTACGAGCCCACCCAGCGTGGCGGGGAACGGCCGCTGGCCGAGCGCGTGCCGAGGCTGCGCCGCACCATCCGCGGCGAGCGCTGA
- a CDS encoding NAD(P)-dependent oxidoreductase produces the protein MTTIAFLGTGIMGRPMAANLVRAGFEVRAWNRTRANAEPLAAEGAVVASSPREAAEGADLLVTMLSDGLVVAEVFAQAAPAPGTVWLQTSTVGIEWVAKLAEDAAAARVPFVDCPVMGTKVPAEQAKLQILAAGPEEVRERAEQVFATIGSRTRWLGTEHGAATRLKLVMNAWVLALTNATGESLGLAHALGVDPQLFFDVMEGTTFDVDYARMKGPMMLSGDYPASFPASLAAKDASLVVAAAGDAVDVAGISAALAHLQATVEAGHGEEDMAVLYEAIVKTGR, from the coding sequence ATGACCACAATCGCTTTCCTCGGCACCGGAATCATGGGCCGCCCGATGGCCGCCAACCTCGTCCGCGCGGGATTCGAGGTGCGGGCCTGGAACCGCACCCGGGCGAACGCCGAACCACTCGCCGCGGAAGGGGCCGTGGTGGCCTCCTCGCCGCGCGAAGCGGCTGAGGGAGCGGACCTGCTCGTGACCATGCTGTCGGACGGCCTGGTCGTCGCCGAGGTGTTCGCACAGGCCGCGCCCGCGCCTGGGACGGTGTGGCTGCAGACCAGCACCGTGGGGATCGAGTGGGTGGCCAAGCTCGCCGAAGACGCCGCCGCAGCGCGGGTGCCGTTCGTCGACTGCCCGGTGATGGGCACGAAAGTGCCCGCGGAGCAGGCGAAGCTGCAGATACTCGCAGCCGGTCCGGAAGAAGTGCGCGAGCGCGCGGAGCAGGTGTTCGCCACCATCGGCTCGCGTACGCGCTGGCTCGGCACCGAGCACGGCGCTGCCACCCGCCTGAAGCTGGTCATGAACGCCTGGGTGCTCGCGCTCACCAACGCCACAGGCGAAAGCCTGGGGCTCGCCCACGCGCTCGGTGTGGACCCACAGCTGTTCTTCGACGTCATGGAGGGCACCACATTCGACGTCGACTACGCCCGGATGAAAGGACCGATGATGCTGTCCGGCGACTACCCGGCCAGCTTCCCCGCTTCACTCGCGGCGAAGGACGCGAGCCTTGTCGTCGCGGCAGCCGGTGATGCGGTGGACGTCGCCGGTATCAGTGCGGCTCTCGCGCATCTACAGGCCACAGTGGAGGCTGGGCACGGCGAAGAAGACATGGCCGTGCTGTACGAGGCGATCGTCAAGACAGGTCGCTGA
- a CDS encoding DUF948 domain-containing protein, with product MSAGQIAALIAAGAFVLLVLLLAIPLLKLGRTLDEATIAIRKAHENTDPLLIGANETITHVNTQLERVDGITANAQAVSGNVSALSSVFTATLGGPLVKTAAVSYGVSKAIRARRKRRAAKAERSSRRGKK from the coding sequence GTGTCGGCAGGGCAGATCGCCGCGCTGATCGCCGCAGGTGCTTTCGTACTGCTGGTCCTGTTGCTCGCGATCCCGCTGCTCAAGCTCGGCCGCACGCTGGACGAGGCGACCATCGCGATCCGCAAGGCGCACGAGAACACCGATCCGCTGCTGATCGGCGCCAACGAGACCATCACGCACGTGAACACCCAGCTGGAGCGTGTGGACGGGATCACCGCCAACGCGCAGGCGGTCAGCGGCAACGTGTCCGCGCTGTCCTCGGTGTTCACCGCGACGCTGGGCGGGCCGCTGGTGAAGACCGCCGCGGTGTCCTATGGGGTCAGCAAGGCGATCCGCGCCCGGCGCAAGCGCCGCGCGGCCAAGGCCGAGCGCTCGTCGCGCCGGGGGAAGAAGTGA